From the genome of Phaeodactylum tricornutum CCAP 1055/1 chromosome 13, whole genome shotgun sequence, one region includes:
- a CDS encoding predicted protein, with protein MASRSLPNNAGSIAKTLTTVAKPVFETLMVVLPIVSFQKLPQNALLFLYGFVFCFFGGTFPTLFAAIQAAEYGGREAFVKAIGDLSDEALIIIEESKKDNDEDKNNDGKKDVDQISSSEFMARKTKLVLRKMNPEKVDTAMASLYKVWLSVAAVLSIQFARTISMALAIADFLKKPCDRFISPTIEVVVPDEYDKWVPTILAWITKAIAVSIAWYIQSIMSATASALKGGMMMARAFYQFCIHRNLKLGGLIPDDHRQSVIDEVLSYVFASLGFYVQFKLRFNLPFPLNLLLWPFHLVEYYIKWSITKMA; from the exons ATGGCATCACGAAGCCTACCCAATAATGCTGGGTCTATTGCCAAAACGCTTACAACTGTCGCCAAGCCTGTTTTCGAGACATTGATGGTCGTCCTCCCGATTGT TTCCTTTCAAAAACTCCCTCAAAATGCACTGCTCTTCCTCTATGGCTTTGTGTTTTGTTTCTTTGGAGGGACCTTCCCCACACTCTTCGCCGCCATTCAAGCAGCTGAGTATGGTGGTCGCGAGGCTTTCGTGAAAGCCATTGGTGATCTTTCTGACGAAGCATTAATTATTATTGAAGAAAGCAAGAAAgacaacgatgaagacaAAAACAACGACGGTAAAAAAGACGTAGATCAAATTTCGTCATCGGAATTCATGGCGCGCAAGACAAAG TTGGTGCTTCGGAAAATGAATCCTGAAAAGGTCGACACAGCGATGGCGTCACTTTACAAAGTCTGGTTGTCTGTTGCGGCGGTTCTTTCAATTCAGTTTGCACGTACGATCTCCATGGCCTTGGCCATAGCTGATTTTCTCAAGAAGCCGT GCGACCGTTTTATTTCCCCGACGATCGAAGTTGTGGTCCCAGATGAGTACGACAAATGGGTCCCCACAATCCTTGCGTGGATCACAAAGGCAATCGCCGTATCCATTGCTTGGTACATCCAATCTATCATGTCGGCAACTGCTTCGGCACTGAAGGGAGGTATGATGATGGCAAGGGCTTTCTATCAATTTTGTATTCATCGGAATCTTAAGCTAGGTGGTTTGATCCCAGACGATCATCGACAATCCGTGATAGATGAAGTCTTGTCATACGTGTTTGCCAGTCTTGGTTTTTATGTGCAATTTAAACTCAGGTTCAACCTCCCGTTTCCTTTGAATCTTTTGCTCTGGCCTTTTCACCTTGTAGAGTACTACATCAAATGGTCTATCACAAAGATGGCATAA
- a CDS encoding predicted protein gives MATTQSRGNCQGCRKSTGKLLRCQACKQAWYCSIECQKEDWKTNHRKQCRDVAASNKAQATWNELRTLMASASLDQAQEGFHKASDAVKQLRSDDAYGPTVKDTSSVQAGSDHELQALETLRGKTNTSATLYSRPETRENGLPVIVTKQCSKCFFHVEDMAHVSCYQVLIRPNETDGAIEAENLQVSFNALKESTIVKFWCTGCSLTLHLSGCLEDSPRVYAMDEGAVSVRLPYVPNTVAYDDEFSSPAMSLPSDFSLGCRFCNQTLVRRDTINRILPLPSGRWDEMADYLTCYPGQAAIDFSASTDGQTGLLLYDQTALVFHRSDLLDESVDVLAVPGYGEVDSSDDQGVEDQRWDQDASAVVRGDRPWRPLVGGASLTCSCCCSVVGVVPVEKPETVRLWKHRLQTTTIGEPVPSEIASCATFCVHEMIRYAETRAIFTFVIDQVGSNICLYCRLVSWDTRTATIDETTTVERPMKLYPTAKVLYEEGTIERHSKADFSKNPVWMWSTDWCCPSDANASAMSPTSVHTKAKSTAGSASLVHIQVEQLEWKSIEQSFRESSCVYSPIVVQTTILAKTGRHWDAEGNRVSLAAITL, from the coding sequence ATGGCGACAACTCAGAGTCGAGGCAATTGCCAGGGGTGCCGCAAATCAACAGGTAAACTCTTGCGCTGCCAAGCTTGCAAACAGGCCTGGTATTGCTCCATTGAATGTCAAAAAGAAGACTGGAAAACGAATCACAGAAAACAGTGCCGAGACGTTGCGGCCTCGAATAAGGCTCAGGCGACTTGGAATGAATTGCGGACTCTCATGGCGTCCGCGTCGCTTGATCAGGCACAAGAAGGCTTTCACAAAGCATCCGATGCGGTAAAACAACTAAGATCTGATGATGCATACGGGCCAACTGTGAAGGACACCTCGAGTGTCCAAGCAGGATCCGACCACGAACTACAGGCACTGGAAACGTTGCGGGGGAAGACGAACACTTCTGCTACCCTGTATAGTCGCCCAGAGACTCGTGAAAATGGACTTCCTGTAATAGTGACAAAACAGTGCTCGAAATGTTTTTTTCACGTGGAAGATATGGCTCACGTATCGTGTTATCAAGTCTTGATACGACCGAACGAGACCGATGGGGCCATAGAGGCAGAAAATTTGCAAGTCTCATTCAATGCGTTAAAGGAATCAACCATTGTCAAGTTTTGGTGCACTGGGTGCAGCTTGACTTTGCATCTTTCTGGTTGCCTCGAAGACTCACCGCGAGTGTATGCAATGGATGAAGGGGCAGTATCAGTCCGGCTTCCATACGTACCCAACACAGTTGCttacgacgacgaattcTCTAGTCCAGCAATGAGTTTGCCCTCGGATTTTTCCTTAGGCTGTCGTTTTTGCAATCAAACGCTAGTGCGACGAGACACTATAAACCGAATTTTACCGCTACCGTCCGGGAGATGGGACGAAATGGCCGACTACTTGACATGCTATCCAGGACAGGCTGCGATCGATTTTTCGGCATCGACCGACGGACAAACTGGGCTACTATTGTACGACCAGACCGCTTTGGTTTTCCATCGTTCAGATTTATTGGACGAAAGCGTGGACGTGTTGGCTGTTCCTGGCTACGGAGAAGTAGACTCTTCCGATGATCAAGGAGTGGAAGATCAGCGCTGGGATCAGGATGCATCTGCTGTCGTTCGTGGTGATCGCCCATGGCGACCTCTGGTGGGCGGGGCGTCTTTGACTTGTAGTTGCTGCTGTAGCGTCGTGGGCGTCGTTCCTGTAGAAAAGCCAGAAACAGTGCGTCTTTGGAAGCATCGATTGCAAACGACGACCATAGGTGAACCAGTTCCGTCGGAGATAGCCTCTTGCGCTACGTTTTGTGTACACGAGATGATCCGGTACGCCGAAACAAGGGCTATTTTTACCTTTGTCATTGATCAGGTAGGTAGCAATATATGTTTATACTGTCGACTGGTCTCCTGGGACACGAGAACGGCAACAATCGAcgagacgacgacggtagAACGACCGATGAAATTGTACCCTACAGCCAAAGTATTGTATGAAGAAGGCACCATAGAGCGACATAGTAAGGCAGATTTCTCTAAAAATCCCGTCTGGATGTGGAGTACGGATTGGTGCTGTCCATCCGACGCGAACGCATCAGCTATGTCGCCGACATCGGTACACACAAAGGCGAAATCTACGGCTGGGTCAGCGTCACTAGTTCATATTCAAGTGGAACAGCTGGAATGGAAGTCCATTGAGCAAAGTTTCCGGGAATCGTCATGTGTTTACAGCCCAATTGTTGTGCAAACAACGATACTCGCCAAGACAGGACGTCACTGGGACGCAGAAGGGAACCGAGTCTCCCTGGCCGCTATCACCCTATAA